A single genomic interval of Natronolimnobius sp. AArcel1 harbors:
- a CDS encoding GTPase produces the protein MIFEDLPTTPTSEELIDKSFSRAARAGNAKHGLEAQQSMLQTAANIISDNLENVVTAWPDFEYEDDVHPFYYELADAIVDVDRLRQSLSEVMWASRKTREIHEEYQPRLRKTDTDTARKHRKQAFARLADIVEQVDDELLYINKSRNDLRDLPEINPDEPTIVVAGYPNVGKSSFVNDVTNARGETASYPFTTKGIGLGHFEHERLRYQIVDTPGLLDRPPAERNEIESQAVSAIEHLADCMLVMVDPSAECGYPLASQLELRDSIIAQFETVPVLTIANKTDRREVWADQLEDLEADFEMSIETGENVETVLEAAVEAVDYEPELPFES, from the coding sequence ATGATTTTCGAAGACCTTCCGACGACGCCCACGTCGGAAGAGCTGATCGACAAGTCGTTCTCACGGGCTGCACGGGCAGGCAACGCAAAGCACGGCCTCGAGGCCCAACAGTCGATGCTGCAGACTGCGGCAAACATCATCTCGGACAACCTCGAGAACGTAGTCACGGCGTGGCCCGATTTCGAGTACGAAGACGATGTCCATCCGTTCTACTACGAACTGGCCGACGCAATCGTCGACGTTGACCGACTCCGACAGAGCCTCTCGGAAGTGATGTGGGCCAGCCGGAAGACACGCGAGATTCACGAAGAGTATCAACCCCGCCTTCGGAAAACAGACACTGACACGGCGCGCAAGCACCGAAAGCAGGCGTTCGCCCGACTCGCGGATATCGTCGAGCAGGTCGACGACGAACTGCTGTATATCAATAAATCGCGCAACGACCTGCGCGACCTGCCGGAGATCAACCCCGATGAGCCGACTATCGTCGTCGCCGGCTACCCAAACGTCGGCAAGTCCTCGTTCGTCAACGACGTGACGAACGCCCGCGGTGAGACTGCATCCTACCCGTTCACGACGAAAGGCATCGGACTCGGTCACTTCGAACACGAACGCCTCCGATACCAGATCGTCGATACGCCGGGGCTGCTCGATCGTCCACCAGCAGAGCGCAACGAGATCGAATCACAGGCCGTCAGCGCCATCGAACACCTCGCCGACTGCATGCTCGTGATGGTCGACCCAAGCGCCGAGTGTGGCTATCCACTCGCCTCCCAACTCGAGTTGCGCGACTCGATTATCGCCCAGTTTGAGACCGTCCCCGTACTCACAATCGCGAACAAGACCGACCGCAGAGAGGTCTGGGCCGACCAACTCGAGGACCTCGAGGCCGACTTCGAGATGAGTATCGAAACCGGCGAGAACGTCGAAACCGTTCTCGAAGCCGCAGTCGAGGCCGTCGATTACGAGCCGGAACTGCCCTTCGAGAGCTAG
- a CDS encoding TIGR00341 family protein — translation MRLVQLTVPTGKQQTILETLDDREIDYVLTDEQSNRDYAGVVYFPLPAPAVEPVLDELQDAGIDEDAYTVVVDAETVVSRRFEALRDEYENGDVNSDRISRQELQAEAQSLTPTFAVYAIMTIISAVVATAGLLLDSPAVVVGSMVIAPLIGPALGLSVGSVINDEDLFHESLRYQLLGIVLAIGAAAVFALLVRVTNVVPPGLEIGAVDEISERLAPDLLSLAIALGAGVAGIISIATGTSVALVGVMIAAALIPPAAAAGIAIAWGQPSAAIGSTVLVLVNVLSVNLAGLLTLWYTGYRPENLFSIGQTEQRVRRRVLGLAAIVLIFAVFLGAITYTSFVAATFEENAREEVEMILAEDEFEQYQLLEFEVVMDDEYPFVGPERVVVTIGGPAGESPPALADRIHEQINEHSDETVAVEIRYFETVER, via the coding sequence GTGCGGCTCGTACAGCTGACGGTCCCGACGGGTAAACAACAGACGATCCTCGAGACGTTAGACGATCGAGAGATCGATTACGTACTGACTGACGAGCAGAGCAATCGCGACTACGCGGGCGTCGTGTACTTTCCACTCCCTGCTCCCGCCGTTGAACCCGTCCTCGACGAGCTACAGGACGCTGGGATCGACGAAGACGCATATACTGTCGTTGTCGATGCTGAAACGGTCGTCTCGCGCCGCTTTGAAGCGCTTCGTGACGAGTACGAAAACGGCGATGTCAACTCCGATCGTATTTCTCGGCAGGAACTCCAGGCCGAAGCCCAGTCGCTGACGCCGACGTTTGCCGTGTACGCGATCATGACGATCATCAGCGCCGTCGTCGCGACCGCAGGGCTGTTGCTCGACTCGCCGGCCGTCGTCGTCGGCTCGATGGTGATCGCGCCGCTGATCGGGCCAGCGCTCGGACTGAGCGTTGGTTCGGTCATCAATGACGAGGACCTCTTTCACGAAAGCCTTCGCTACCAGTTGCTTGGGATTGTCCTTGCGATCGGTGCAGCAGCGGTCTTTGCCCTGCTGGTCCGCGTGACTAACGTCGTTCCACCCGGCCTCGAGATCGGCGCCGTTGACGAGATTTCTGAGCGCCTCGCGCCGGACCTCCTCTCGCTCGCGATTGCCCTCGGTGCCGGTGTCGCAGGGATCATCAGCATCGCAACGGGCACGTCCGTCGCGCTGGTCGGCGTGATGATCGCTGCGGCATTGATTCCACCCGCTGCGGCGGCTGGCATCGCCATCGCCTGGGGACAACCATCCGCTGCGATTGGATCGACCGTCCTCGTTCTGGTGAACGTGCTCTCGGTCAACCTTGCCGGCTTGCTCACCCTCTGGTACACCGGCTATCGCCCTGAAAATCTGTTCTCGATCGGGCAGACCGAACAGCGCGTCCGTCGTCGCGTCCTCGGCCTCGCTGCAATCGTGCTCATCTTCGCCGTCTTTCTCGGCGCGATCACGTACACCTCCTTTGTCGCCGCTACGTTCGAGGAGAACGCCCGCGAGGAAGTCGAAATGATCCTCGCTGAAGACGAGTTCGAACAGTACCAACTCCTCGAGTTCGAGGTCGTCATGGACGATGAGTATCCCTTCGTCGGCCCGGAACGCGTCGTCGTCACCATTGGCGGCCCAGCAGGTGAGTCACCGCCGGCACTTGCGGATCGGATCCACGAGCAAATCAATGAACACAGCGACGAGACTGTTGCCGTCGAGATTCGGTACTTCGAGACAGTCGAACGCTGA
- the engB gene encoding GTP-binding protein EngB, translating into MFENRPNREAEVALVGRSNVGKSTLMREVTGHSFDTGGKPGVTRQPNHYDWNAEDFVITDLPGFGFMSGVDEDYREEIKTNIVHYLEENADNILVAILVVDGKSVIDIIDRHSGPDEIPYDVEMFHFLRELDIPTVVAVNKMDKVDDKDERLNELCDRLGLYPPWKQWQEVIAPITAKRGQIDALNEAVRDQLHEQNRDDLYKFF; encoded by the coding sequence ATGTTTGAGAACCGCCCCAATCGTGAGGCCGAGGTCGCACTCGTCGGCCGCTCGAACGTGGGCAAGTCAACGCTCATGCGCGAGGTGACCGGCCACAGTTTCGACACCGGTGGCAAACCCGGTGTCACCCGCCAACCGAACCACTACGACTGGAACGCCGAGGACTTCGTCATCACCGACCTGCCCGGCTTCGGCTTCATGAGCGGCGTCGACGAGGACTACCGCGAGGAGATCAAGACCAACATCGTCCACTATCTCGAGGAGAACGCCGACAACATCCTCGTCGCGATTTTGGTCGTCGACGGCAAGAGCGTCATCGACATTATCGACCGCCACTCGGGGCCGGACGAAATTCCCTACGACGTGGAGATGTTTCACTTCCTGCGAGAGCTGGACATTCCGACCGTCGTCGCCGTCAACAAGATGGACAAGGTCGACGATAAAGACGAGCGACTGAACGAACTCTGCGACCGACTCGGTCTCTACCCGCCCTGGAAGCAGTGGCAAGAAGTTATCGCGCCGATCACCGCGAAACGCGGCCAGATCGACGCGCTCAACGAAGCCGTTCGCGACCAACTCCACGAACAGAATCGGGACGATCTCTACAAGTTCTTCTAA
- a CDS encoding VOC family protein: MVSETAGIHHVTGIVGDAQEAIECYTGVLGLRLVTQTVNFEDILQHHLYFGDATGTPGTVLTVFPDPYGDDGRVGRPQVESVSFLISEESLAYWQNRLEEHDIPLERHERFGDTVVQFQDPVGTHLELVARPAADIEASAVEPWEHSPVPLEHALRGIDGVTTLSVNPYATASLLETLGFEYVAEQGERVRYEIPGSETHATTVDILLKDGPYGREGQGTHHHVAVRVEHEDELHEWRDLFDDRGYDVSRVKDRHFFHSLYVREPGGVLVELATETGGLAVDDGDQADEPSTELVLPDWFEQDRDLIESQLPELHLPKTITGK; the protein is encoded by the coding sequence ATGGTCTCAGAGACGGCGGGGATTCACCACGTGACGGGCATCGTCGGTGACGCCCAGGAGGCGATTGAGTGCTATACCGGCGTGCTCGGACTCCGTCTCGTCACACAGACGGTGAACTTCGAGGATATCCTCCAGCATCACCTCTACTTCGGCGACGCGACCGGAACACCGGGGACAGTCCTGACCGTCTTCCCCGACCCCTACGGCGACGACGGCCGAGTTGGGCGACCACAGGTCGAATCAGTCTCGTTTCTGATCTCCGAGGAGAGTCTCGCCTACTGGCAGAATCGACTCGAGGAACATGACATCCCACTCGAGCGCCACGAACGCTTTGGCGATACCGTCGTGCAGTTTCAGGATCCGGTCGGCACCCACCTCGAGTTGGTCGCCCGGCCGGCCGCAGACATCGAGGCGAGTGCCGTCGAACCGTGGGAGCACAGCCCAGTCCCCCTCGAGCACGCACTTCGAGGCATCGACGGCGTCACGACGCTTTCGGTCAATCCCTACGCGACGGCGAGCCTGCTCGAGACGCTCGGCTTCGAGTACGTCGCCGAACAGGGCGAGCGCGTTCGATACGAGATACCGGGGTCGGAAACGCACGCGACAACTGTGGATATCCTGCTGAAAGACGGCCCCTACGGCCGCGAGGGACAGGGAACACATCACCACGTTGCCGTCCGCGTCGAACATGAAGACGAGTTACACGAGTGGCGCGACCTGTTCGACGACCGCGGCTACGACGTCTCACGCGTCAAGGATCGCCACTTCTTCCACTCGCTATACGTCCGTGAGCCAGGTGGCGTCCTCGTCGAGTTGGCGACCGAAACGGGTGGCCTCGCTGTTGACGACGGCGACCAGGCAGACGAACCCAGCACCGAACTCGTGCTCCCCGACTGGTTCGAACAGGACCGAGACCTGATCGAGAGTCAGTTGCCCGAACTGCATCTTCCGAAGACGATAACAGGAAAATGA
- a CDS encoding alpha/beta hydrolase, which translates to MSEDRPLESVAGPHHGQPLLTAGAPALASEAAIVLLHGRGATAQGVINLFSPTVRHGVTVLAPAAERSRWYPRRAPTARAENEPWLTSSVECVGAALEAAQEIGVPPERTVIGGFSQGACVAAEFVRRNPRRYGGLCCLSGTLPGSSDDDWEIPGALEKTPVLLGYGEDDPHVSADRVSRTVRTFADADASVDERAYPGVGHEVTDDEFDAVGSMLETLLAADS; encoded by the coding sequence ATGAGCGAGGACCGCCCCCTCGAGTCCGTTGCTGGCCCCCATCACGGCCAGCCCCTGCTCACCGCTGGCGCACCCGCGCTGGCTTCCGAGGCTGCCATCGTTCTGCTCCACGGCCGCGGCGCGACCGCACAGGGCGTCATCAACCTCTTTTCGCCCACCGTCCGCCACGGCGTGACCGTGCTCGCGCCAGCAGCCGAGCGCAGTCGCTGGTACCCTCGCCGCGCACCCACAGCGAGAGCCGAGAACGAGCCCTGGCTCACCTCGAGCGTCGAGTGCGTCGGCGCAGCACTCGAGGCCGCCCAAGAAATCGGCGTGCCCCCGGAACGAACCGTCATCGGCGGCTTCTCGCAAGGTGCCTGCGTCGCCGCGGAGTTCGTCCGCCGGAATCCACGACGCTACGGCGGCCTGTGCTGTCTCTCGGGGACGCTCCCTGGCTCGAGCGATGACGACTGGGAGATTCCAGGCGCGCTCGAGAAAACACCAGTACTGCTCGGCTACGGCGAAGACGACCCACACGTCAGTGCCGACCGGGTTTCGAGGACAGTTCGCACGTTCGCGGACGCAGATGCCAGCGTCGACGAGCGAGCCTATCCCGGCGTCGGCCACGAAGTCACCGACGACGAGTTCGACGCCGTTGGGTCGATGCTCGAAACGCTGCTCGCAGCCGATAGCTGA
- a CDS encoding VOC family protein, with product MALEVGDIDEALAFYDSLFAFELRGRGDTKAFIDMGDQFIALAETEAAGDTTDDARHFGLVVDDAATVERRLEALEIDQLDAPGLEFHDPWGNRVQIVDYEEIQFTKVDHVLEGMGLTDLEKTDDALEELREKGLAPDSSGE from the coding sequence ATCGCCCTCGAGGTTGGCGATATCGATGAGGCGCTCGCGTTTTATGACTCCCTGTTCGCCTTCGAGTTGCGCGGACGCGGTGACACAAAGGCGTTCATCGACATGGGCGACCAGTTTATCGCACTCGCCGAAACCGAGGCCGCCGGTGACACGACCGATGACGCCCGTCATTTCGGGTTGGTCGTCGACGACGCAGCTACCGTCGAGCGCCGACTCGAGGCCCTCGAAATCGACCAACTGGACGCTCCCGGTCTCGAGTTTCACGACCCGTGGGGCAACCGCGTACAGATTGTCGACTACGAGGAGATCCAGTTTACGAAAGTTGACCACGTACTCGAGGGAATGGGCCTCACAGACCTCGAGAAGACGGACGACGCACTCGAGGAGCTACGTGAGAAGGGACTTGCACCAGACTCGAGCGGCGAGTAA
- a CDS encoding RPA family protein: protein MSQAELTREVARRVFASEFNDATYSFKESDDERAPNYALLPTGDRANRVFVVGTLTETEDVGEDSEYWRGRVVDPTGTFFVYAGQYQPEAASALRDTEPPAYVSVVGKPRTYETEDGTVNVSLRPENITVVDDATRDRWVVETAERTLDRIEAYGEWEAEQEAPESGSTAPTNEYAEMVRDRYDSPVENYRRDVIQALEQLETVDDAEATPQ from the coding sequence ATGTCTCAGGCAGAACTCACCCGCGAAGTCGCCCGCCGCGTCTTCGCCTCCGAATTCAACGACGCGACGTATTCGTTCAAAGAAAGCGACGACGAACGCGCGCCAAACTACGCGCTCTTGCCAACGGGGGACCGCGCAAACCGCGTGTTCGTCGTCGGCACCCTCACGGAGACCGAGGACGTCGGCGAAGACAGCGAGTACTGGCGTGGCCGAGTCGTCGATCCGACCGGGACATTCTTCGTCTACGCCGGGCAGTACCAGCCCGAAGCCGCCTCGGCGCTTCGCGACACGGAACCGCCAGCGTACGTCTCCGTCGTCGGGAAGCCCCGAACCTACGAGACCGAAGACGGCACGGTCAACGTCTCGCTGCGACCCGAGAACATCACAGTAGTCGACGACGCCACCCGCGACCGCTGGGTCGTCGAGACCGCCGAGCGCACGCTTGACCGCATCGAAGCCTACGGGGAGTGGGAGGCTGAGCAAGAAGCGCCCGAGAGCGGGTCGACCGCCCCAACGAACGAGTACGCCGAGATGGTCCGTGACCGGTACGACTCACCCGTCGAGAACTACCGCCGCGACGTGATTCAGGCGCTCGAGCAACTCGAGACAGTCGACGACGCCGAAGCCACCCCGCAGTAA
- a CDS encoding replication factor A (Replication protein A protects and stabilize the intermediate ssDNA that is generated by the unwinding action of a DNA helicase at the replication fork. In addition, SSBs prevent the formation of secondary structures by single-stranded template DNA.) gives MSDVRQHADDIHDQFSDHIDVSVDDITERLTTLVDEYKVPMDEARRSVTNHYLEEAGLEREDISSGSSEAVNIEDVDEPEEWIDLTAKVIELWDPRSDSVAQVGLLGDPTGTIKFTKWAKSDLPTLEEGGVYELRNIVTDEYQGRFSVKLNSTTVVEERDEEIEVGDDSSIVEGALVDMQRGSGLIKRCPKEDCTRVLQNGRCSEHGEVEGEFDLRIKAVVDDGIDAHEVIFNKEATEDLTGLTLEEAKDMAMDALDTTIVADEIADDIVGTYYRIEGPTFGRYVLADDVEELEGPADAEQLLIKARSM, from the coding sequence ATGAGCGACGTACGACAGCATGCGGACGACATACACGACCAGTTTTCGGATCATATAGACGTCTCAGTCGACGACATCACAGAGCGACTGACGACGCTCGTCGACGAATACAAAGTGCCAATGGACGAGGCACGCCGGAGCGTCACCAACCACTACCTCGAGGAGGCCGGACTCGAGCGCGAGGACATCTCGAGTGGCTCGAGCGAGGCCGTCAACATCGAGGACGTTGACGAACCTGAGGAGTGGATCGACCTCACCGCGAAAGTGATCGAACTGTGGGACCCACGCAGCGACTCGGTCGCACAGGTCGGTCTCTTGGGGGACCCAACGGGGACGATCAAGTTCACCAAGTGGGCCAAATCCGACCTGCCCACGCTCGAGGAAGGCGGCGTCTACGAGCTTCGCAACATCGTAACCGACGAGTACCAGGGCCGGTTCTCGGTCAAACTCAATTCGACGACGGTCGTCGAAGAGCGCGACGAAGAGATCGAAGTCGGCGACGATAGCAGCATCGTCGAAGGCGCCCTCGTCGACATGCAACGCGGCAGCGGCCTGATCAAGCGCTGCCCGAAAGAGGACTGTACCCGCGTCCTCCAGAACGGCCGCTGTAGCGAACACGGCGAGGTCGAGGGCGAGTTCGACCTCCGCATCAAGGCCGTCGTCGACGACGGCATCGACGCCCACGAGGTCATCTTCAACAAGGAAGCCACCGAAGATCTGACGGGGCTCACTCTCGAGGAGGCCAAGGACATGGCGATGGACGCCTTAGACACGACCATCGTCGCCGACGAGATCGCAGACGACATCGTCGGCACCTACTACCGAATCGAGGGGCCAACCTTCGGCCGGTACGTCCTGGCCGACGATGTTGAGGAACTCGAGGGGCCAGCGGATGCTGAACAGCTGTTGATCAAAGCGAGGTCGATGTAA